The following DNA comes from Actinomycetota bacterium.
GCGGGCAGCCTAGTCGTTTGCCTGGACGAGATGGGGCCGGAGAGCGCCAAGACCTATGCCGGCCAAGCGATCGTCGCGATCAAGGACCACGCCGGGCGAGCCTGGCAGGAGATCGACCACGGCCGGCGCGGCAAGGGCTACATCTTCGGCGCCTTCTGCCCCGCCACGGGCGACGCCTTCACCAAACCCTACCCTGGACGGGGCACCGCCTGCTGGGTCGCCTTCCTGGAGGAGGTCGAGCATTGGCTGCCAGCCGCGGTCGAACGGGTCTATGCCGTCCTCGACAACCTGAGCAGCCATCGGGCTACCGACGTCCTGCTGTTCTTGCTGACCCACCCGCGCTGGGAAATGGTGTTCCAGCCGAAG
Coding sequences within:
- a CDS encoding transposase, whose product is MEALYTAPPAGSLVVCLDEMGPESAKTYAGQAIVAIKDHAGRAWQEIDHGRRGKGYIFGAFCPATGDAFTKPYPGRGTACWVAFLEEVEHWLPAAVERVYAVLDNLSSHRATDVLLFLLTHPRWEMVFQPKYAAYLNLIEPWWKVLRSLALKGRRFENWEEIAQAVERATAYWNAHRHPFVWGRRRRHQPRRQPGIALLPKAA